A section of the Leptotrichia buccalis C-1013-b genome encodes:
- a CDS encoding acyl-CoA thioesterase: MKTSNLKKKSFKLRVYYYDTDKMGVVYHSNYLKWMEMARTEYFRDVFPYKNMEDMGFILPVKTLNIEYVNSAQYDEEIEIFVKIEEINNIKIKFSYEMYNLENVLKAKAETVNVFVDENGKLKRISNELLKKITK, from the coding sequence ATGAAAACTTCCAATTTGAAAAAGAAGAGCTTTAAACTTAGAGTTTATTATTATGATACTGATAAAATGGGAGTTGTTTATCATTCAAATTATCTGAAATGGATGGAAATGGCACGAACTGAATATTTTAGAGATGTTTTTCCATATAAGAATATGGAAGATATGGGTTTTATATTGCCAGTAAAAACTTTAAATATTGAATATGTTAATTCGGCACAGTATGATGAGGAAATCGAAATTTTTGTGAAAATTGAAGAAATTAATAATATTAAAATCAAATTTTCGTATGAAATGTATAATTTGGAAAATGTTTTAAAGGCAAAAGCTGAAACTGTAAATGTTTTTGTGGATGAAAACGGGAAATTAAAAAGAATTTCAAATGAATTGCTGAAAAAAATTACTAAATAA
- a CDS encoding KH domain-containing protein has translation MSKYFETVDFWVENLLDSTENYTVESNEKGKFVDITINVMRDDMGKIIGKNGRIITALRVLMSSIGKKDRKSVKIEVKEM, from the coding sequence ATGAGTAAATATTTTGAAACAGTAGATTTTTGGGTTGAGAATCTGTTGGATTCGACTGAAAATTATACAGTTGAGAGTAATGAAAAAGGAAAATTTGTGGACATTACGATTAATGTAATGAGAGATGATATGGGGAAAATTATTGGTAAAAATGGGAGAATTATCACTGCTCTTAGAGTTCTTATGTCTTCAATTGGAAAAAAAGACAGAAAAAGTGTAAAAATTGAAGTTAAGGAAATGTAA
- a CDS encoding DUF4911 domain-containing protein has product MENNQKEMKSWEYIIQTKKEHIDFINKIIEAYDGLGNVRTLDNQNGLIKILTNSYLLDDMDKAIETLRQKNIEMEILERREWLGVL; this is encoded by the coding sequence ATGGAAAATAATCAAAAAGAAATGAAAAGCTGGGAATACATCATTCAAACAAAAAAAGAACACATTGATTTTATTAACAAAATTATAGAAGCATACGATGGCTTAGGAAATGTGAGAACTCTTGACAATCAAAACGGATTAATAAAAATTCTCACAAATTCATATCTTTTAGATGATATGGACAAGGCAATAGAAACATTAAGACAAAAAAATATTGAAATGGAAATTCTGGAAAGAAGAGAATGGCTTGGAGTATTATAA
- a CDS encoding type II toxin-antitoxin system RelE family toxin: MLKLKIKFIYRKKADKFFNKHQDIEEKFKKNIISDLKGNTNIDIKILKGYTNLLRMRINSYRIIYHVYKNEIIIIDVIDAGSRGQIYKNK, from the coding sequence GTGTTAAAATTAAAAATAAAATTTATTTACAGAAAAAAAGCAGATAAATTTTTTAATAAACATCAAGATATAGAAGAAAAATTTAAAAAAAATATAATCTCGGATTTAAAAGGAAATACAAATATTGATATAAAAATATTAAAAGGTTACACAAATTTATTGCGAATGAGAATAAATTCATACAGAATTATTTATCACGTATATAAAAATGAGATTATAATAATCGATGTGATTGATGCTGGTTCAAGAGGACAAATTTATAAAAATAAATAA
- the rpiB gene encoding ribose 5-phosphate isomerase B has protein sequence MKIAIGNDHAGVEFKNKLMEELRSKGYEIMNVGTDTLDSVDYPDIAKKVSEKVLNGEAKFGILICGTGIGISIAANKIKGIRAALCHNEYTAKLSRLHNDANIIALGARVLGEDLGLACVEAFVNTEFEGGRHAKRVGKIEL, from the coding sequence GTGAAAATAGCAATTGGAAATGACCATGCGGGAGTAGAATTTAAAAATAAACTTATGGAAGAATTGAGAAGCAAAGGGTATGAAATTATGAATGTAGGAACTGATACATTAGATTCGGTGGATTATCCTGATATTGCGAAAAAAGTTAGTGAAAAAGTACTTAATGGAGAAGCAAAATTTGGAATTTTGATTTGTGGAACTGGAATAGGAATTTCTATTGCTGCAAATAAAATAAAGGGAATTCGTGCGGCTCTTTGCCACAATGAATATACAGCAAAACTTTCAAGACTTCACAATGATGCAAATATTATAGCGTTAGGAGCGAGAGTTTTAGGTGAAGATTTAGGGCTGGCTTGTGTTGAAGCATTTGTAAATACAGAATTTGAAGGTGGCAGACATGCTAAAAGAGTCGGAAAAATAGAATTGTAA
- a CDS encoding histidine triad nucleotide-binding protein has protein sequence MSTIFKKIIDKEIPANIVYEDDEFLAFHDINPAAKVHVLVIPKKEIKNLDAATEEDALLLGKLQLTVAKVARILELDKDGYRVITNIGDNGGQEVYHIHYHILGGEKLPVTLK, from the coding sequence ATGTCAACAATTTTTAAAAAGATAATAGATAAGGAAATACCAGCAAATATTGTATATGAAGATGATGAGTTCTTGGCTTTTCATGATATAAATCCAGCAGCAAAAGTTCACGTGCTTGTAATTCCAAAAAAGGAAATTAAAAATTTAGATGCGGCAACTGAGGAAGATGCTTTACTGCTTGGTAAATTGCAGCTGACTGTGGCTAAAGTGGCTAGAATTTTGGAATTAGATAAAGATGGATATAGAGTTATAACTAACATTGGGGACAATGGCGGACAGGAAGTTTATCATATTCATTACCATATTTTAGGTGGAGAAAAATTGCCAGTTACATTGAAATAA
- a CDS encoding tRNA 2-thiocytidine biosynthesis TtcA family protein, which yields MDLETIENHFDNDNKKNINNETNIDTVASTSLGSAVCETILPSVPLQSLETIEKSIQKKYRSALWTPFVKALKEFEMVKDGDRIAVAISGGKDSLLLSKLFQELKRASRTNFEVVFISMNPGFNTANLNNLKKNLKHLNIPCEIYDDNIFEVAEKIAKDYPCYMCAKMRRGSLYTKATSLGCNKLALGHHFDDVIETTLMSMFYMGKFETMLPKLKSDNYDIELIRPLFYVEEKAIIKWVRNNGILPMNCGCTVAAEKTSSKRRETKDLIAQLVKSNPDIKKRIIQSTQNVNLEKILGWKDSDGKYSYLDKF from the coding sequence ATGGATTTAGAAACTATCGAAAATCATTTCGATAACGATAACAAAAAAAATATTAATAATGAAACAAACATTGATACAGTCGCTTCCACTTCTCTTGGAAGTGCAGTTTGTGAAACAATTTTGCCATCTGTTCCGCTTCAATCGCTGGAGACTATTGAAAAAAGCATTCAGAAAAAATATCGTTCAGCACTTTGGACACCATTTGTAAAAGCATTAAAAGAATTTGAAATGGTTAAGGATGGGGATAGAATTGCAGTGGCTATTTCTGGGGGAAAAGATAGCCTTTTACTGTCAAAATTATTTCAGGAATTGAAAAGAGCCAGCAGAACTAATTTTGAAGTTGTATTCATTTCAATGAATCCCGGCTTTAATACTGCAAACTTAAATAATTTGAAAAAAAATCTGAAACATCTGAATATTCCATGTGAAATTTACGATGACAATATTTTTGAAGTTGCTGAAAAAATTGCAAAAGACTACCCCTGCTACATGTGTGCTAAAATGCGGCGTGGTAGCCTTTACACGAAAGCGACTTCACTTGGTTGTAACAAACTTGCACTTGGACACCATTTTGACGATGTTATCGAAACCACTCTAATGAGTATGTTTTATATGGGAAAATTTGAAACAATGTTACCAAAATTAAAGTCCGATAATTATGATATAGAATTAATCCGTCCTCTATTCTACGTTGAAGAAAAAGCCATTATAAAATGGGTACGAAACAACGGAATCCTGCCAATGAACTGCGGCTGCACTGTAGCTGCCGAAAAAACTTCCAGCAAACGCCGTGAAACTAAAGATTTAATTGCACAGCTTGTAAAAAGTAATCCAGACATAAAAAAACGTATAATTCAATCAACACAAAATGTAAATTTAGAAAAAATATTAGGCTGGAAAGATTCAGATGGAAAATATTCTTATTTGGACAAATTTTAA